One window from the genome of Amycolatopsis sp. NBC_01480 encodes:
- the dinB gene encoding DNA polymerase IV, with translation MFVTSEGPILHADLDAFYASVEQRDDPRLRGRPVIVGGGVVLAASYEAKACGVRTAMGGAHARRLCPQAVVVPPRMSVYSAASKAVFEVFRDTTPMVEGLSIDEAFLDVGGLLRIAGTPSRIAARLRAEVLGAVGLPITVGVARTKFLAKVASGVAKPDGLLVVPHDRELEFLHPLPVERLWGVGKVTSAKLRDRGIQTVRQVAAMPEVDLISLLGRGPGLHLHALAHNRDPRPVQVGRRRRSMGSQRALGRRRRTMAELDEILVGIVDRLSRRLRSAKRVCRTVVLRMRFDDFARATRSRTLVKATDHTETILAAVRRLLYESQSLVYDRGLTLIGVSLSNLDGDGAVQLVLPFDAADGDALDTTLDGVRDRFGAGAVTRAALLGAEAGVEVPLLPD, from the coding sequence ATGTTCGTGACGAGCGAAGGCCCCATCCTCCACGCCGACCTCGACGCGTTCTACGCGTCGGTCGAGCAGCGCGACGATCCCCGGCTCCGCGGCCGCCCGGTGATCGTCGGCGGCGGCGTGGTGCTGGCGGCGAGTTATGAGGCGAAGGCGTGCGGCGTGCGCACCGCGATGGGCGGCGCGCACGCCCGGCGGCTGTGCCCGCAGGCGGTGGTGGTGCCGCCGCGGATGTCGGTGTACAGCGCGGCGAGCAAGGCGGTGTTCGAGGTCTTCCGGGACACCACGCCGATGGTGGAGGGGCTGTCGATCGACGAGGCGTTCCTGGACGTCGGCGGGCTGCTGCGGATCGCGGGCACCCCGTCACGCATCGCGGCGCGGCTGCGCGCGGAGGTGCTGGGCGCGGTCGGCCTGCCGATCACGGTGGGCGTCGCGCGGACGAAGTTCCTGGCGAAGGTCGCGAGCGGCGTCGCGAAGCCGGACGGGCTGCTGGTAGTGCCGCACGACCGTGAGCTGGAGTTCCTGCACCCGCTGCCGGTGGAGCGGTTGTGGGGCGTGGGGAAGGTGACGTCGGCGAAGCTGCGGGACCGGGGCATCCAGACGGTGCGTCAGGTCGCGGCGATGCCGGAGGTGGACCTGATCTCGTTGCTGGGCCGGGGCCCGGGGCTGCACCTGCACGCGCTGGCCCACAACCGCGATCCCCGCCCGGTCCAGGTGGGCCGGCGCCGTCGTTCGATGGGCTCCCAGCGCGCGCTCGGCCGCCGTCGCCGCACGATGGCGGAGCTGGACGAGATCCTGGTGGGCATCGTGGACCGCCTCTCCCGCCGCCTGCGCTCGGCGAAGCGCGTTTGCCGCACGGTGGTCCTGCGCATGCGCTTCGACGACTTCGCCCGCGCCACCCGGTCACGGACGCTGGTGAAGGCGACGGACCACACGGAGACGATCCTGGCCGCGGTCCGGCGGCTGCTGTACGAGTCACAGTCACTGGTGTACGACCGGGGGTTGACGTTGATCGGGGTCTCGTTGTCCAATTTGGACGGAGACGGCGCGGTCCAGCTGGTGCTGCCGTTCGACGCCGCCGACGGTGACGCACTGGACACGACCCTGGACGGGGTGCGGGACCGGTTCGGGGCCGGGGCGGTCACCCGGGCGGCGTTGCTGGGGGCCGAGGCGGGAGTGGAGGTGCCGTTGCTGCCGGACTGA
- a CDS encoding serine/threonine-protein kinase, giving the protein MTEESRQVAGRYQLVELIGSGAMGMVWRGEDKILGRVVAVKELLMPVNQGEEKVEEAKNRAMREARIAARLQHPNAISVFNVVEHEDRPWLIMEYLPSRSLSAKLHDDGPMTVDEVIPVAVQLAGVLAAAHRAGIVHRDVKPGNILLGEDGTVKVTDFGISRAVGDVTLTATGEISGTPAFLAPEAARGEEATFPSDVFALGATLYMAVEGVPPFGTADNAIALLYRVSSGEITPPKQAGRLEPLLLKLLELKPEDRPTMAEVLVELRSLDGGVTPVATIPEPLTLPRTKAVEVPAAAPAASAVSDSEAAPAAATAPAPPGHPGVDRRRRSMLLAGIGALLVVVLVVVIVLVNRNSSTGNTAGGSPSTTPSAAPSASPSAPVSPSATPSSPSTPPTSTSPPASSSVTPPQNTVQALENYFGLLPGNTETGFTLLSKGFLAKRQQTLQTYTSYWKAYSAVRVANVKQTGPDTLTADVTYVKPGGSSVTNHHVYRMVQEDGVWKIDTES; this is encoded by the coding sequence TTGACCGAGGAGAGCCGGCAAGTCGCCGGTCGCTACCAGCTCGTCGAGCTCATCGGCAGCGGCGCCATGGGCATGGTCTGGCGCGGGGAGGACAAGATCCTCGGCCGTGTGGTCGCGGTCAAGGAACTCCTGATGCCCGTGAACCAGGGCGAGGAGAAGGTCGAGGAGGCCAAGAACCGCGCGATGCGCGAGGCCCGGATCGCCGCGCGGCTCCAGCACCCGAACGCCATCTCGGTGTTCAACGTGGTCGAGCACGAAGACCGGCCCTGGCTGATCATGGAGTACCTGCCTTCGCGCAGCCTTTCCGCGAAGCTGCACGACGACGGCCCGATGACCGTCGACGAGGTCATCCCGGTCGCCGTGCAGCTGGCCGGCGTGCTGGCCGCCGCGCACCGGGCGGGCATCGTGCACCGCGACGTCAAGCCCGGCAACATCCTGCTCGGCGAAGACGGCACGGTGAAGGTGACCGACTTCGGCATCTCCCGCGCGGTCGGCGACGTGACGCTGACGGCCACCGGCGAAATCTCCGGCACACCCGCGTTCCTCGCGCCCGAGGCCGCGCGCGGCGAGGAAGCCACGTTCCCTTCTGACGTCTTCGCGCTCGGCGCCACGCTGTACATGGCCGTGGAGGGTGTGCCGCCGTTCGGCACGGCCGACAACGCGATTGCCTTGCTGTACCGCGTTTCCAGCGGCGAGATCACCCCGCCGAAGCAGGCCGGGCGGCTCGAGCCGCTGCTGCTGAAGCTGCTCGAACTCAAGCCGGAGGACCGGCCGACGATGGCGGAGGTGCTCGTCGAGCTGCGCAGCCTCGACGGCGGCGTCACCCCGGTCGCGACGATTCCCGAGCCGCTGACCCTGCCCCGGACCAAGGCTGTTGAGGTTCCGGCCGCCGCGCCGGCTGCGTCGGCTGTGTCTGATTCGGAGGCAGCCCCGGCGGCTGCGACCGCGCCGGCGCCGCCCGGGCACCCGGGCGTGGACCGAAGACGGCGCTCGATGCTCCTCGCCGGGATCGGCGCGCTGCTCGTGGTCGTCCTGGTCGTGGTGATCGTGCTCGTCAACCGCAACAGCAGCACCGGAAACACCGCCGGCGGCTCGCCGTCGACCACCCCGTCGGCTGCTCCTTCCGCTTCGCCGAGCGCCCCCGTCTCGCCCAGTGCGACGCCCAGCTCGCCCTCGACGCCGCCGACGTCCACCAGCCCACCGGCCTCGTCCAGCGTGACTCCGCCGCAGAACACCGTGCAGGCGCTGGAGAACTACTTCGGTCTGCTCCCGGGGAACACCGAAACGGGATTCACGTTGCTGTCCAAGGGTTTCCTCGCCAAGCGGCAGCAGACCCTGCAGACTTACACGAGCTACTGGAAGGCCTACAGCGCCGTCCGGGTGGCGAACGTGAAGCAGACCGGGCCCGACACGCTGACCGCGGACGTCACCTACGTCAAGCCCGGCGGCAGCAGCGTGACCAACCACCACGTCTACCGGATGGTGCAGGAGGACGGTGTCTGGAAGATCGACACCGAGTCCTGA
- a CDS encoding ArsR/SmtB family transcription factor: MHFTEADLGKVAVAEDADPMWELLMSSYRIRRPEGEPFFGRWRRGSRSAIPDSGRLLMSAVPPYGYCPDFLTPPEARTVGDGIAAVLETPERVLAADVAELVAQGTRVPPWLLGLAGGETRELRRLGTALHDYYQQCVAPHWVTVRGAVARERVRLQSCLDRGGPQLLLSTLHPDVTWNPPVLRVRFPIEQELHLNGRGIRLLPTFFAHGMPTTYKDPGRPPILACSISHTSLHSEAEPGPSLAALLGPTRARVLTAIAIGRCNTSALAELTGTRLSTASQHASVLRASGLIVSTRAGKSQVHEITPLGLGLIQAG; encoded by the coding sequence GTGCACTTCACCGAAGCGGACCTGGGGAAGGTGGCCGTCGCCGAAGACGCGGACCCGATGTGGGAGCTGCTGATGAGCAGCTACCGGATCCGGCGGCCCGAGGGGGAGCCGTTTTTCGGGCGGTGGCGGCGGGGGTCGCGGTCGGCGATTCCCGATTCGGGGCGGTTGCTGATGTCCGCGGTGCCGCCGTACGGGTACTGCCCGGACTTCCTCACACCGCCGGAGGCCCGCACGGTCGGCGACGGGATCGCGGCGGTGCTCGAGACCCCCGAGCGGGTTCTGGCCGCCGACGTCGCCGAGCTGGTTGCGCAGGGGACTCGCGTTCCGCCGTGGCTGCTCGGGCTCGCCGGTGGCGAGACACGGGAGCTGCGCCGGCTGGGCACCGCGCTGCACGACTACTACCAGCAGTGCGTCGCCCCGCATTGGGTGACGGTCCGCGGGGCTGTCGCCCGTGAGCGCGTGCGGCTGCAGTCGTGCCTGGACCGTGGCGGGCCGCAGCTGCTGCTGTCGACGCTGCATCCCGACGTCACCTGGAATCCGCCGGTGCTGCGGGTGCGCTTCCCGATCGAGCAGGAGCTCCACCTGAACGGGCGCGGGATCCGGCTGCTCCCGACGTTTTTCGCCCACGGGATGCCGACCACGTACAAGGACCCCGGCCGCCCGCCGATCCTGGCCTGCTCGATCAGCCACACCAGCCTCCACAGCGAAGCCGAGCCCGGCCCGTCGCTGGCCGCGCTGCTCGGCCCGACCCGCGCCCGGGTCCTCACCGCGATCGCGATCGGCCGGTGCAACACCAGCGCACTGGCCGAGCTGACCGGCACGCGCCTGTCCACCGCGAGCCAGCACGCGTCGGTGCTGCGCGCCAGCGGGCTGATCGTCAGCACGCGCGCCGGCAAATCCCAGGTCCACGAGATCACCCCGCTGGGACTCGGCCTGATCCAGGCGGGCTAG
- a CDS encoding MFS transporter produces the protein MSPAAPTFRNVFGVTEFRALWLAHVLSVAGDQLARVALTVLVFDRTASAGWAALTYALTYLPDLLGGALGGLADRYPRRSVMVVADVLRAALVAVMAIPGLPWPVAAALLVVVQLAAGPFQAARQAVLPDLLGADRLPVGQAILSSTYQAALVIGFGAGAAVVAWLGVAGALWVDALTFAVSALALRWGLRPHPVEPVISPTPQRLSQWAALVAGCRLVARDRKLRSLLAIACCCGFYVIPEGLAVPISAQLGGTGVLGWLLVANPVGTVLGALLISRLPRARQMRLLGPLAVLTSLLLLPTGWSPGLVPIVLLWTLSGMCSAHDLITQVQYSLAAPADQRGQVIGVAIAALRASQGVGIAAAGALTQVLAPTAVVGVAAAAGATAAALAATAWARAAWSRRSPVGGTTPPAAG, from the coding sequence ATGAGCCCGGCTGCCCCCACGTTCCGGAATGTGTTCGGTGTGACCGAATTCCGGGCGCTGTGGCTGGCCCACGTGCTGTCCGTCGCGGGTGACCAGCTGGCCCGCGTGGCACTGACGGTGCTCGTGTTCGACCGTACGGCATCGGCGGGCTGGGCCGCGCTGACGTACGCGCTCACCTATCTGCCGGATCTGCTCGGCGGCGCGCTCGGCGGGCTCGCCGACCGTTACCCGCGACGGTCGGTGATGGTCGTGGCGGACGTGCTGCGGGCCGCGCTCGTCGCGGTGATGGCGATCCCCGGGCTGCCGTGGCCGGTCGCCGCGGCGCTGCTCGTGGTGGTCCAGCTGGCGGCGGGCCCGTTCCAGGCGGCGCGCCAGGCCGTGCTGCCGGACCTGCTGGGCGCGGACCGGCTGCCAGTCGGCCAGGCGATCCTTTCCTCGACCTACCAGGCCGCGCTGGTGATCGGCTTCGGCGCGGGCGCAGCGGTCGTCGCGTGGCTCGGGGTCGCGGGCGCGCTGTGGGTGGACGCGCTGACGTTCGCCGTCTCGGCGCTCGCGCTGCGCTGGGGGCTGCGGCCACACCCGGTCGAACCGGTGATTTCGCCCACGCCGCAACGATTGTCGCAGTGGGCGGCACTCGTGGCCGGCTGCCGGCTGGTGGCACGGGACCGGAAACTGCGGTCCCTGCTGGCGATCGCCTGCTGCTGCGGGTTCTACGTGATCCCCGAAGGGCTGGCGGTGCCGATCTCCGCCCAGCTCGGCGGGACGGGGGTGCTGGGCTGGCTGCTCGTCGCGAACCCCGTCGGCACGGTGCTGGGCGCGCTGCTGATCAGCCGGCTCCCGCGGGCGCGGCAGATGCGGCTGCTGGGCCCGCTCGCGGTGCTGACCAGCCTCCTGCTGCTGCCGACGGGCTGGTCGCCGGGCCTGGTCCCGATCGTCCTGCTGTGGACGCTCTCGGGCATGTGCTCCGCGCACGACCTCATCACGCAGGTGCAGTACAGCCTCGCCGCGCCGGCGGACCAGCGAGGCCAGGTGATCGGAGTCGCGATCGCCGCGTTGCGCGCCTCGCAGGGCGTGGGCATCGCCGCCGCGGGCGCGCTCACGCAAGTACTCGCGCCGACCGCCGTGGTCGGCGTGGCGGCGGCCGCCGGGGCGACGGCCGCCGCGCTCGCCGCCACGGCCTGGGCACGCGCGGCGTGGTCCCGCCGAAGCCCCGTCGGCGGAACCACGCCACCCGCGGCCGGTTGA
- a CDS encoding HAD family hydrolase: MRLVLFDLDNTLADRAEGFRRWAWEFCAEHRLGDEDAEWLVAADRDGLEPREAFFTAVRERFALHETVPQLLEDFHERHPALIPMAPGVRGGLPRLRAAGWRIGVVTNGDAAQQLATLVCTGLAGMVDGWAISAHEGVGKPDRRLFEIAAGRCEVPLKGGWMVGDSAAADITGGRAAGLRTVWVDRGRRWPEDDGAPDHVVGDAAGAIELLLR, encoded by the coding sequence GTGCGGCTGGTGCTGTTCGACCTCGACAACACCCTCGCCGACCGGGCGGAGGGCTTCCGCCGGTGGGCTTGGGAGTTCTGCGCGGAACACCGGCTCGGCGACGAGGACGCCGAGTGGCTGGTGGCCGCCGACCGCGACGGCCTCGAGCCGAGGGAAGCGTTCTTCACCGCGGTCCGCGAACGGTTCGCGCTGCACGAGACCGTTCCACAGCTTCTCGAGGACTTCCACGAACGGCATCCCGCGCTGATCCCCATGGCGCCGGGCGTGCGCGGCGGCCTGCCCCGGCTGCGCGCCGCGGGCTGGCGGATCGGCGTGGTCACCAACGGCGACGCCGCGCAGCAGCTGGCGACCCTCGTCTGCACGGGCCTCGCCGGGATGGTCGACGGCTGGGCGATTTCCGCGCACGAAGGCGTCGGCAAACCCGATCGGCGGCTGTTCGAGATCGCGGCCGGCCGCTGCGAAGTCCCGCTCAAGGGCGGCTGGATGGTCGGCGACTCCGCCGCGGCGGACATCACCGGCGGCCGCGCCGCGGGCCTGCGCACGGTGTGGGTCGACCGCGGGCGTCGCTGGCCCGAAGACGACGGCGCCCCGGACCACGTCGTGGGCGACGCGGCCGGGGCGATCGAACTGCTGCTGCGCTGA